The DNA region AAAGCTCACAGTTTTTGTTGTTAAAGACGACTGTTCGCCACTTTATAGATAGGTATACTGTGCACCAGATCACAGACAACCGTTAACCTCACAACCCTCTGGCCATGCCAGTCATTGCAAGGATTTTGCCCATGACTACCCTGAATATTGGTGAACAAGCGTTCGACAGTAAGGATATTGCTTCTAAGGTACAAAGCGATATTCGCTTCCTGATCAGTCGCCTGCAGCATCTCGAACAACAACCCAATCCGAATCCCATCGTATTGCAAACCTACCGTGACATGCTGGAAAGCCGCCAGGCTGTCCTGGATTGGCTGGTTCAGGATAAGAAAGCGGTGGTAAATCATTAATAACACCCCTGGCAACAGGGGTGTCCTGTCACTGAATCTTCATGGAATTGTTGCCTTTCCGTCATAGTGCTGCGCAAAACTTGTGCAAAATACTTACGGGATTGCACTATGACTCCATCTCAACCGGCCACCATCGCCAGCCCACCACTGACTGAACCCGGTTTTGTCCCAACCCCACCCAAAGCGTCTCCACGCCCTACCGGGCACCTGATCCGCGCCAAGACGCTTTGGTTGTCGGATATCCATCTGGGTTTTCGCGATAGCAAGGTGGATTACCTGCTGGATTTCCTCAATAACGTGCACTGTGAAACCCTTTATCTGGTGGGGGATATAGTCGATCTGTGGGCTATGAAGCGCCGTTTTTGCTGGCCGGCCAAGCATTATCAGGTGATGCTCAAATTCTATGAGATGGCCGCCAAAGGTATTCGGGTGATCTATGTACCGGGTAATCACGACGATCCCATGCGTCGCTTTGACGGAGAGCTATTTGGCCCCATTGAAATCGCCGAGGAATGCGAACACCGCACCGCCGATGGCAAGCGCCTGCTGGTGATGCACGGGGATGCGATGGATGCGTATATCAATCATTCCTGGCTGGCACGGGTTATTGGCGATCACGGCTACGAACTGCTGCTGTTTATTAATCGCTGGTCAAACCGGATACGCAAATGGATGGGCCGGCCTTACTTTTCGCTGGCGGGTTTGATTAAAAGTAATATCAAAGGGGCCAAAGCTGCCATAGAAACCTATGAGCGCGAAGCCTTGGATGAAGCGCGCCGCCGCGGATTTGACGGTGTTGTCTGCGGCCATATCCACTACCCGGCCCTGCGCGAGGAACACGGCCTGCGCTACGCCAACTGCGGCGACTGGATCGAGAGCTGCACGGCCTTAGTAGAAGATCACCAGGGCACTATGCGCCTGCTGCACTACAGCGACAAGATTGAATGGCAAGAACTGCAACATCTGCAGACAGCTTGAGGTTTTTCAGGGATCGACCTACACCAGGGACCGATCAGGGATGGCTAGCCAGGGATGCAATTGCATTAGGGAAAAATGCCGTGGACAACAGGAGAACCAGGGATTTGGCTGGCAGAGGAAGTAGCCTGGCTCAAGGAGCGAGCCCGGAAAACACAGGGACGGCAAGCATGATGCTAACAACAATACACATAACAACTGGCAGTAAGCGTTACACCAACCCGTTTTGCTTTCACCGGAGACATCCAGTCTCCGGTGTTCCTCTTCATCCATGGTTTTTATTTATGACTTCCATTAGCCGCTGATCAGTTGAAGCAGTACGGCACTCACAAATCCCAAGGCAGCCACTAGGCCCGATAGCTCATGGGTTTCGGAAAAGGCTTCGGGAATCATGGTCTCTACCACCATAGCAAAAATACCGCCCGCCGCGACACAACTCACCAGTGCCCGAACCATAGGTGACGCATCACCAAAGAGCAGCACTCCCAGGATGGCGAAGACGCCGGATAGCAGGATCATGCTGGCCCACAACCCCAACATAAATCCACCGGAACGCCCGGCGCGACGCATACCCGATGTGCTCGATAGCGCCTCTGGCACATTGGAGATAAAAATTGCCAGCAGGGTTGCGAGACTCAGGGTCCCGCCACTGGCAACCATCAGGCCAATGGCAATAGATTCGGGGATGGCATCCAGCAGGGTGCCCACGGCTATCGCCATACCATTATTGGATTGGGCGGGCGCCTGGTGAACAGAGCGCTTGCGATGCCTGGCAACCGGGGTGTTAAGGCGATGGTTAATCAGCGAGTAAATAATCGCCCCAGCCATAAAGGCGCCCGCCACCCGGAGTCCATCGAGTATTGCTACCCCGCTGTCATCCAGGGCATGACCAACCAGGTCCAGGCTTAATGCAGCGATCAGGATACCGCTGCCAAATGCCATCACATGGGCCACTGCACGCGCTGAGAAATGCAGGAACCATCCCAGCAGCGCACCAATGAGCAAGCCACAGGCTGCAATCAGCCCCCAGGTACCCGCTTCAAGCCAGACAGGCATCATTGGTCAAACCAGCGACGTACCGCATCGGGCAAGGGCACAGACTTACCGTTCTCGCTACTGACCCAAACTACCTTGGAATAGCCTTCTGCCGCTGCCGCACCCGGTTGGGCAGCGGTATAGACCTTGTAGTAAATCATAAAACTGGAGCGCCCCGGCTCAGCGATGTGCAGATCGATACGCAAGTCTTCCGGGTAAAATAAAGGCCGCAGGAAAGTGCACCCGATAGTTACCACCACAGGATGGGTATCGCTTTTTAAGGGCATACCCTCCTTGAGCATCCACTGGAAACGGGCCTCCTCGAAATAACGAAAATACAGGGTGTTATTGACATGGCCATAGGCATCCATATCGCCCCAACGAACGGGCATCGCGCAACTGAATACAGGTGCTGAGTTGGTGTTATCCGCCATAAAACCTCCTGCGCTGACCTTAGTAAGACTGACGGGGTAAAAAACTCACGGACATTTCGCCCAGGCCGGCATAGTGGATGCGGATGTCGGTATCCAGAGGCACCTCCAGCACACCAGCATAGGAGCCGGTGATCACCGCCTGCCCGGCAACTATGCCTTGCCCTTGCTTGCGCAAGAACTCCACCAGCCAGTACAGGGGAGC from Cellvibrio japonicus Ueda107 includes:
- a CDS encoding acyl-CoA thioesterase, which encodes MADNTNSAPVFSCAMPVRWGDMDAYGHVNNTLYFRYFEEARFQWMLKEGMPLKSDTHPVVVTIGCTFLRPLFYPEDLRIDLHIAEPGRSSFMIYYKVYTAAQPGAAAAEGYSKVVWVSSENGKSVPLPDAVRRWFDQ
- a CDS encoding UDP-2,3-diacylglucosamine diphosphatase, with product MTPSQPATIASPPLTEPGFVPTPPKASPRPTGHLIRAKTLWLSDIHLGFRDSKVDYLLDFLNNVHCETLYLVGDIVDLWAMKRRFCWPAKHYQVMLKFYEMAAKGIRVIYVPGNHDDPMRRFDGELFGPIEIAEECEHRTADGKRLLVMHGDAMDAYINHSWLARVIGDHGYELLLFINRWSNRIRKWMGRPYFSLAGLIKSNIKGAKAAIETYEREALDEARRRGFDGVVCGHIHYPALREEHGLRYANCGDWIESCTALVEDHQGTMRLLHYSDKIEWQELQHLQTA
- a CDS encoding ZIP family metal transporter; this translates as MMPVWLEAGTWGLIAACGLLIGALLGWFLHFSARAVAHVMAFGSGILIAALSLDLVGHALDDSGVAILDGLRVAGAFMAGAIIYSLINHRLNTPVARHRKRSVHQAPAQSNNGMAIAVGTLLDAIPESIAIGLMVASGGTLSLATLLAIFISNVPEALSSTSGMRRAGRSGGFMLGLWASMILLSGVFAILGVLLFGDASPMVRALVSCVAAGGIFAMVVETMIPEAFSETHELSGLVAALGFVSAVLLQLISG